The proteins below come from a single Fibrobacter sp. UWP2 genomic window:
- a CDS encoding histidine phosphatase family protein — protein sequence MILWTFRHTKPFNPQDVCYGRLDFDVSPSFPEESSKAIEAYLKTDAKPTRLFSSPLLRCLRLAQKVSEATGLAIEKQSAIQEINFGSWEGQKLTAVPRSEMRAWKEDLRGFRFPGGESFYDVDERVKKFLATLDEHGEYLWISHAGVIAALYHFACGLPDEEFVEGMFSYAMVSRFEIKRDTNGEFRGTVTKIHDGIQMPPLQMD from the coding sequence ATGATTCTCTGGACCTTTCGACATACCAAGCCCTTTAACCCGCAGGACGTCTGCTACGGACGCCTGGACTTTGACGTCTCCCCCTCGTTCCCCGAGGAATCGTCCAAGGCCATAGAGGCATACCTCAAGACCGACGCCAAGCCGACCCGCCTTTTTTCGAGCCCACTGCTCCGCTGCCTGCGCCTCGCCCAAAAGGTCTCGGAAGCCACGGGGCTTGCCATCGAAAAGCAAAGCGCCATCCAAGAAATCAACTTTGGCAGCTGGGAAGGGCAAAAGCTCACCGCCGTCCCGCGTAGCGAGATGCGCGCCTGGAAAGAGGACCTGCGCGGATTCCGCTTCCCCGGCGGCGAAAGCTTTTACGACGTGGACGAGCGCGTCAAAAAATTCCTCGCCACCCTGGACGAACACGGGGAATACCTGTGGATCAGTCACGCGGGCGTCATCGCGGCACTCTACCACTTTGCTTGCGGTCTCCCCGACGAGGAATTTGTAGAGGGCATGTTCAGCTACGCCATGGTAAGCCGTTTCGAAATCAAGCGCGACACCAACGGAGAGTTCCGCGGCACCGTGACCAAGATTCACGACGGCATCCAGATGCCGCCACTCCAAATGGACTAG
- the recA gene encoding recombinase RecA — translation MAKKTTPTSNLSADKAKAVEAAIAQIEKNYGKGSIMALGQQPVEEIPVIPSGCIQLDMALGVGGFPRGRIIEIYGPESSGKTTLTLHAIAEAQKLGGVAAFIDAEHAFDAVYARKLGVDIESLLVSQPDTGEQALDIAETLVRSGAIDIIVIDSVAALVPQAEINGEMGDNHVGLQARLMSQALRKLTGILSKSNTCMLFINQLRMKIGVMFGNPETTTGGNALKFYATQRIDIRRIAAIKDGEEVIGNRTRVKVVKNKVAAPFTQCEFDILYGCGISREASILDLAAELDIIQKSGSWFSYNNERIGQGRENTRLFLKDNPELCNEIEQKIRESMKDVELFKLGENEAVEADDEAIEAVDGEG, via the coding sequence ATGGCAAAGAAAACAACACCCACGAGCAACCTTTCCGCAGACAAGGCCAAGGCAGTCGAAGCCGCCATCGCGCAAATCGAAAAAAATTATGGTAAAGGTTCCATCATGGCTCTGGGCCAGCAGCCCGTCGAAGAAATCCCGGTAATCCCCAGCGGTTGTATCCAGCTCGATATGGCCCTCGGCGTCGGAGGCTTTCCGCGCGGCCGCATCATCGAAATCTACGGACCCGAATCTTCCGGTAAAACGACCCTCACCCTCCACGCCATCGCAGAGGCGCAAAAGCTCGGCGGCGTCGCCGCCTTCATCGACGCCGAACACGCCTTCGACGCCGTCTACGCCCGCAAGCTCGGCGTGGACATCGAATCCCTCCTCGTTTCGCAGCCCGACACCGGCGAGCAGGCGCTCGACATCGCCGAGACCCTCGTCCGCTCCGGCGCCATCGACATCATCGTCATCGACTCTGTGGCAGCCCTCGTGCCGCAGGCCGAAATCAACGGCGAAATGGGCGACAATCATGTGGGGCTCCAAGCCCGCCTCATGAGCCAGGCGCTCCGCAAGCTTACCGGCATTCTCTCCAAGTCCAACACGTGCATGCTGTTCATCAACCAGCTCCGCATGAAGATCGGCGTCATGTTCGGCAACCCCGAGACCACCACCGGCGGTAACGCCCTCAAGTTCTACGCCACGCAGCGCATCGACATCCGCCGCATCGCCGCCATCAAGGACGGCGAGGAGGTCATTGGCAACCGCACCCGCGTGAAAGTCGTCAAGAACAAGGTGGCAGCACCGTTCACCCAGTGCGAGTTCGACATCCTCTACGGCTGCGGCATCTCCCGCGAAGCCTCCATTCTGGACCTCGCCGCCGAACTGGACATCATCCAGAAGAGCGGTTCCTGGTTCAGCTACAACAACGAACGCATCGGCCAGGGCCGCGAGAACACCCGCCTCTTCCTCAAGGACAATCCGGAACTCTGCAACGAGATTGAGCAGAAGATCCGCGAGAGCATGAAGGACGTGGAGCTCTTCAAGCTCGGCGAAAACGAAGCGGTCGAAGCCGACGACGAGGCCATCGAGGCTGTCGACGGCGAAGGCTAA
- a CDS encoding CinA family protein encodes MTMSNENLNEQTRELVLAIKAALIERGEMMATAESCTGGLIASDIVSEAGSSEVLAGGIVAYQNYVKHELLGVPQETLDKYGAVSEQTVKAMAEGARKKFNCQWAVATSGIAGPGGAEPGKPVGSVWMAVNSCWQNEAFFEIFEGNRNEIREKSVYKVLSRLLFLINNQKSTCTNEH; translated from the coding sequence ATGACAATGAGCAACGAGAACTTGAACGAACAAACCCGCGAGCTGGTGCTCGCCATCAAGGCCGCCCTGATTGAACGGGGCGAGATGATGGCGACGGCGGAGTCTTGCACCGGGGGCCTCATCGCCTCCGACATTGTGAGCGAAGCGGGTTCGTCCGAGGTCCTGGCCGGTGGCATCGTCGCCTACCAGAACTACGTCAAGCACGAGCTGCTCGGAGTTCCCCAAGAAACACTCGACAAATACGGAGCCGTCAGCGAACAGACCGTCAAGGCCATGGCCGAGGGCGCCCGTAAAAAGTTCAACTGCCAATGGGCGGTCGCCACATCGGGCATCGCCGGCCCCGGGGGTGCAGAACCCGGCAAACCGGTCGGTTCCGTGTGGATGGCGGTCAACAGTTGTTGGCAAAATGAAGCTTTTTTCGAGATTTTCGAGGGAAACAGGAACGAAATCCGGGAAAAATCCGTTTATAAGGTGTTGAGCAGGCTACTTTTTTTGATAAATAACCAAAAAAGCACTTGCACAAACGAACACTAA
- the secG gene encoding preprotein translocase subunit SecG, whose translation MATLFWVLIVVHVFLCLFLMLLVLVQNDKMGGLAGLGGMTSQSAFSTAGAATFIQKLTRGVAVVFFIVVFALGLITAKQDQAVEESAMQKATRENAAQQQPVEAPVLPGAFNAPAENVAPAEAAPAAEAPAAPAAEVPAAPAE comes from the coding sequence ATGGCAACTCTTTTTTGGGTACTCATCGTTGTCCACGTTTTCCTCTGCTTGTTCCTCATGCTGCTCGTTCTCGTGCAGAACGACAAGATGGGCGGCCTCGCAGGTCTCGGTGGAATGACATCTCAATCGGCATTCTCCACCGCTGGCGCAGCGACTTTCATCCAGAAGTTGACCCGTGGCGTTGCCGTGGTGTTCTTCATCGTGGTCTTTGCTCTTGGCCTCATTACCGCCAAGCAGGACCAGGCCGTTGAAGAATCCGCCATGCAGAAGGCAACCCGCGAAAACGCAGCCCAACAGCAGCCCGTAGAAGCCCCGGTTCTCCCGGGTGCGTTCAACGCCCCTGCCGAGAACGTGGCTCCCGCCGAAGCAGCCCCCGCTGCTGAAGCTCCAGCCGCACCGGCTGCCGAAGTCCCGGCTGCCCCCGCAGAGTAA
- the tpiA gene encoding triose-phosphate isomerase: MRQYIIAGNWKMNKTVSESVQLAKDIVEAVKDVKKTEVVIAPTYLAAAKVADVIKGTNVKLAIQDIHWKDQGAFTGKVSVDMVKEIGAEYIIIGHSEQRQYFHETDETVNLKVKKTLEAGIKPIICIGETLDERNGGKLEAVLSTQVKGAFKDVSAEDAAKCVLAYEPVWAIGTGVTATDEQAEDTQAFVRSVVKEIYGEAVAEGMRIQYGGSMKGANAAGLLAQKDIDGGLIGGAGLKANTFKEIIDAAEAK; encoded by the coding sequence ATGCGTCAGTACATCATTGCTGGTAACTGGAAGATGAACAAGACCGTTAGCGAAAGCGTTCAGCTCGCTAAGGATATCGTTGAAGCCGTCAAGGACGTGAAGAAGACCGAAGTGGTCATCGCTCCGACCTACCTCGCCGCCGCCAAGGTCGCCGACGTGATCAAGGGCACCAACGTGAAGCTCGCCATCCAGGACATCCACTGGAAGGACCAGGGCGCATTCACCGGCAAGGTCTCCGTTGACATGGTCAAGGAAATCGGCGCCGAATACATCATCATCGGCCACTCCGAACAGCGCCAGTACTTCCACGAAACTGACGAAACCGTGAACCTCAAGGTCAAGAAGACCCTCGAAGCAGGCATCAAGCCGATCATCTGCATCGGTGAAACCCTCGACGAACGCAACGGCGGTAAGCTCGAAGCCGTGCTCAGCACCCAGGTCAAGGGCGCTTTCAAGGACGTCTCCGCCGAAGACGCTGCCAAGTGCGTGCTCGCTTACGAACCGGTTTGGGCCATCGGTACCGGCGTGACCGCCACCGACGAACAGGCCGAAGACACCCAGGCTTTTGTCCGCTCTGTGGTCAAGGAAATCTACGGCGAAGCCGTTGCCGAAGGCATGCGCATCCAGTACGGTGGCTCCATGAAGGGCGCCAACGCTGCCGGCCTCCTCGCCCAGAAGGACATCGATGGCGGTCTCATTGGCGGTGCCGGTCTCAAGGCCAACACCTTCAAGGAAATCATCGACGCCGCCGAAGCCAAGTAA
- a CDS encoding DUF5683 domain-containing protein, with the protein MLNRFMIAMLLATLCAAVSAFAQGGADSAAGESDSSTATIALQTGKTGIESIDTLTVNEWDIPTEHNSLALTMIFSLLPGGGQYYTGHYVRGGFITGIEGLLIYEVYFNKEFQKDRVYEQAKPFQDSVAIMTRKIMTNTERDSLPYYQEKRNSYANRVRELSDKKMEQEDLRTAENAWLFGLHLYSMFDAFGIWYNNHHRSVELRSMKKALLLGIIPGFGQMYNGEFGKAGLVYMSIIGATTSMRTSQHMVNYYLKRKHTMADEAPGSEEYEKIVERVTYYRKNRNQYIWGMSLIYLYSLADAAVDALLSDFDNPMHFALLPNLGPTSGGVQALLNWNF; encoded by the coding sequence ATGTTGAACCGGTTTATGATAGCGATGCTGCTCGCCACTCTGTGTGCGGCGGTCTCCGCCTTTGCCCAGGGCGGAGCTGACTCGGCGGCAGGCGAGTCAGACTCCTCGACGGCGACTATCGCCCTCCAGACCGGCAAAACGGGTATTGAGTCCATCGATACGCTCACGGTGAACGAGTGGGACATCCCCACGGAGCATAACTCGCTTGCCCTCACCATGATTTTTAGCCTTTTGCCCGGCGGCGGTCAGTATTACACGGGCCACTATGTGCGGGGCGGGTTCATTACCGGTATTGAGGGCTTGCTGATATACGAAGTCTATTTTAACAAGGAGTTCCAAAAGGATCGCGTGTACGAACAGGCGAAGCCCTTCCAGGATTCCGTCGCCATCATGACTAGAAAAATCATGACCAACACCGAACGCGACAGCCTTCCGTATTACCAGGAAAAACGCAACAGCTATGCCAACCGCGTCCGCGAACTCTCCGACAAAAAGATGGAGCAGGAGGATTTGCGCACCGCCGAGAACGCTTGGCTGTTTGGCCTGCATCTCTACAGCATGTTCGACGCCTTTGGAATCTGGTACAACAACCATCACCGCAGTGTGGAACTCCGCAGCATGAAAAAGGCTTTGCTTTTGGGCATTATCCCCGGCTTTGGGCAAATGTACAACGGCGAGTTCGGCAAGGCGGGACTTGTGTACATGAGCATCATCGGTGCCACCACCAGCATGCGCACTTCGCAGCACATGGTGAACTACTACCTCAAACGCAAGCACACCATGGCCGACGAGGCTCCTGGTTCCGAGGAGTACGAAAAGATTGTGGAGCGTGTGACTTATTACCGCAAAAACCGAAACCAGTACATTTGGGGTATGTCTTTAATTTATCTGTACTCGCTGGCCGATGCGGCGGTCGACGCCCTCTTGAGCGATTTTGACAACCCCATGCACTTTGCCCTGCTCCCGAACCTGGGCCCCACGTCGGGCGGCGTGCAGGCGCTTTTGAACTGGAACTTCTAG